The following are encoded together in the Kribbella voronezhensis genome:
- a CDS encoding FG-GAP-like repeat-containing protein: MKRKQWKLGTAAVVAAGLVVGGVVHAATADTAKPGAQQLPPATGSVALSPAELLAAAPPAAATGVVRPGGAVQPKSAAAVARAVAAAPTSGKLSIKAVYQSTNYNCVPASSAISLGTFGVSVTQETLAKKMGTTTSGTWDKTALPVINGYINPLGYSVWDTDTTSSATNLLNWAAYDIGTLKRAPKIGVWMEKLPWNKGLSGHFGHAILIYGYDLTAKTLTVWDPWKPTGGTHTLTAAALNATMQTGGLSYLAGHSDADLTNAGDLSGDKLNDMVAVHRPTGTLYRYTNNAAGAFEGGSNAVKLGTGWNGYTELTGVGDLTGDGVADLAAIEKATGKLWLYRGPALSASTRLLIGTGGWNGMRDLMGIGNVTGDAHPDLVAIEKSTGKLWVYPGKANGLGTRKQIGTSWTSMTKLAAVGDLSRDGKPDFVAVDSAGKLWLYKGLTFAGGTSRVQIGTGWSGMRSLTGVGDLNGDKIPDLIAVANTGGDMYLYPGKANGLGTRTKQGSGWNG; encoded by the coding sequence ATGAAACGTAAGCAGTGGAAGCTCGGAACCGCCGCGGTGGTGGCTGCCGGTCTGGTCGTCGGAGGGGTGGTGCACGCGGCGACCGCGGACACCGCCAAGCCCGGCGCGCAGCAGTTGCCACCGGCCACCGGTTCGGTTGCCCTGAGCCCCGCTGAACTACTCGCCGCCGCCCCGCCGGCTGCCGCCACCGGCGTGGTCCGTCCCGGTGGCGCAGTGCAGCCGAAGTCGGCCGCCGCGGTCGCCAGAGCCGTCGCCGCCGCGCCGACGTCGGGCAAACTTTCGATCAAGGCTGTCTACCAGAGCACGAACTACAACTGCGTGCCGGCGTCGAGCGCCATCAGCCTCGGCACCTTCGGCGTCAGCGTCACCCAGGAGACGCTGGCCAAGAAGATGGGCACGACCACGTCGGGGACCTGGGACAAGACCGCCCTGCCGGTCATCAACGGCTACATCAATCCGCTCGGGTACTCGGTCTGGGACACCGACACCACCAGTAGCGCGACCAACCTGCTGAACTGGGCGGCGTACGACATCGGCACGCTGAAGCGCGCGCCGAAGATCGGCGTCTGGATGGAGAAGCTGCCCTGGAACAAGGGGCTGAGCGGCCACTTCGGGCACGCGATCCTGATCTACGGCTACGACCTGACGGCCAAGACGCTGACGGTCTGGGATCCGTGGAAGCCCACCGGCGGCACGCACACCCTGACCGCCGCAGCACTGAACGCGACGATGCAGACCGGCGGCCTGTCGTACCTGGCCGGTCACTCGGACGCGGACCTGACCAACGCGGGGGATCTGAGCGGCGACAAGCTCAACGACATGGTCGCGGTGCACAGGCCGACCGGCACGCTCTACCGCTACACCAACAACGCGGCGGGCGCGTTCGAGGGCGGCAGCAACGCCGTGAAGCTCGGCACCGGCTGGAACGGGTACACCGAGTTGACGGGAGTCGGCGATCTCACCGGAGACGGCGTCGCTGATCTGGCGGCGATCGAGAAGGCGACCGGCAAACTGTGGCTCTACCGCGGCCCGGCACTGTCGGCCTCCACCCGGCTGTTGATCGGGACCGGCGGCTGGAACGGGATGCGCGACCTGATGGGCATCGGCAACGTCACCGGCGACGCCCACCCCGACCTGGTCGCGATCGAGAAGTCGACCGGCAAGCTCTGGGTCTACCCGGGCAAGGCGAACGGGCTCGGCACCCGCAAGCAGATCGGCACCAGCTGGACCAGCATGACGAAGCTGGCCGCTGTCGGCGACCTGTCCCGTGACGGCAAGCCCGACTTCGTCGCGGTCGACTCGGCCGGGAAGTTGTGGCTGTACAAGGGCCTTACCTTCGCCGGCGGCACCAGCCGGGTCCAGATCGGCACCGGCTGGAGCGGCATGCGTTCGCTCACCGGCGTCGGTGACCTGAACGGCGACAAGATCCCCGATCTGATCGCGGTCGCGAACACCGGCGGGGACATGTACCTGTACCCCGGCAAGGCGAACGGACTGGGCACCCGCACGAAGCAAGGCAGCGGCTGGAACGGCTGA
- a CDS encoding questin oxidase family protein, protein MSDGILDEAYERFARTGPEWGENTLTNHGPMAVEVLVRRGLADGVHRWVDTYVGKLSELPSVSDRITDESWRDALGDGRRIGDWSAYFVEQMQEHPWREVLVTWWPRLLPGIVAGATHGVIRVSHAVRTLLRGDESPAAVTELAHGLAFWAARMRSVPGAAEAAPGRHRRSEGTLEVNDALDAIPRIPSQQGTVAVRFGQLAELPTWPASLRSLRTPTSPADVERQLADLVSGAAARYLTHGHGSPVLLVHTATAPNAVLHTLPALPQSLWAPSLSSVWAASAAITAAYAPAQPLPRDELPAGGVHADELMDYALKHSDEHVIKFADTALDAYAHSHDSDVLAAAQRVGDLIK, encoded by the coding sequence ATGAGCGACGGGATTCTGGACGAGGCGTACGAACGGTTCGCGCGAACCGGGCCGGAGTGGGGCGAGAACACGCTCACCAACCATGGCCCGATGGCCGTCGAGGTCCTCGTACGACGTGGTCTCGCGGACGGCGTACATCGCTGGGTCGACACCTACGTCGGCAAGCTCAGCGAACTCCCGTCGGTGAGCGACCGCATCACCGACGAGAGCTGGCGGGACGCGCTCGGAGACGGCCGACGAATCGGTGACTGGTCGGCGTACTTCGTGGAACAGATGCAAGAGCACCCGTGGCGCGAGGTGCTGGTCACCTGGTGGCCGCGCCTGCTGCCGGGCATCGTGGCCGGCGCGACGCACGGGGTGATCCGCGTCAGCCACGCAGTACGAACCCTGCTGCGTGGCGACGAGAGCCCGGCCGCCGTAACGGAACTGGCTCATGGTCTCGCGTTCTGGGCAGCTCGGATGCGGAGCGTGCCGGGTGCCGCAGAGGCGGCGCCTGGTCGTCACCGACGCTCTGAAGGCACGCTCGAGGTGAACGACGCGCTCGACGCCATCCCGCGGATCCCGTCCCAGCAAGGAACGGTGGCTGTCCGCTTCGGCCAGCTCGCCGAGCTGCCGACCTGGCCGGCGTCGTTGCGATCCCTCCGTACGCCGACCAGCCCGGCCGACGTCGAGCGCCAACTGGCCGACCTCGTCTCCGGGGCCGCGGCGCGCTATCTCACGCATGGGCACGGCAGCCCGGTGCTCCTGGTGCACACGGCGACCGCGCCAAACGCAGTACTGCACACACTCCCTGCGCTGCCGCAGTCACTGTGGGCACCGAGTCTGTCGTCGGTCTGGGCGGCCAGCGCTGCGATCACTGCCGCGTATGCGCCCGCGCAGCCGCTGCCGCGGGATGAATTGCCGGCGGGTGGTGTCCACGCAGACGAGCTGATGGATTACGCGCTGAAGCATTCCGACGAGCACGTGATCAAGTTCGCGGACACCGCCCTCGACGCGTACGCGCACAGCCACGATTCGGACGTCCTGGCGGCTGCCCAACGGGTCGGAGATCTGATCAAATAG
- a CDS encoding BTAD domain-containing putative transcriptional regulator, whose product MRFGVLGPVAVWTDDGEPVRIPERKVRALLAELLVSEGRVVPAARLIADLWPERMPRDPANALQLRVSQLRRALEAAEPGARDLVVSQPPGYRLDAVTDVAEFRSLVEASGELRSRARRLSEALALWRGTPYADFSAEPFVRAAVDRLDEERLTAVESLSELRLELGEHAELIGELGDLVRRHPLRLRLRAAYLKALYRTGRHSEALDSYRRLRERLKEELGLEPSAELMELQQGILRQDPRLDAPPTRRRSNLPAAVTELIGREQLLAEAVSALKTNRLVTLTGPGGVGKSRIAIEAARQVAGDFADGVWLVELAALERSDSNAAAVIGLAEAIAAAVGVRDRQLADALSNQSVLLVLDNCEHLVGCVAGLIGDLLRKAPGLRVLVTSQEPLAANGERLVVVRPLAVEAAAELFVLRASAAGGVVEEDSAVAAICDRLDGLPLALELAATRVRSLGVTELSARLDDRFKMLESGRRDGPRRHQTLRAMVDWSWELLSEPEQVALRRLSVHADSCTLEAAAAVGASAELVGRLVDRSLVSVVDGPRYRLLESIKLYAGERLREAGEAAEIQRRAIDCYGCLAVQAEPKLYGHEQRDWLGRLDAETANLRAVLDAAVALGDGESALRLVDALAWYWFLRGRIGEAERAFAAALGIAGAGDEGLKQRVVGWQAGIRLLRDDSARGTAARTLLAADRRIRAHWFLGFAHRGGAVAATVEVVDAALAEYESAGDQWGIAAALSVRGTLGRARGELAEARRDAARSEEIFRRLGDRWGQVKATNSLAELAEISGDYERAAELHRDGVRMAEELGLWGEASLRLSGLGRIALLQRDFAAAEEFHTRAMKLAAEQGNKPAEEFAELGLGLGARRQGKLDIAERHFRRWLDWLRHLDSQPGVPLVLAELGFIAEQRGDGSAALALHTEGLAAAEAVGDPRALALAYEGLAGAHSLTDDALGAARLLGRAAHLRESVGAPLPPAERADVDRITNRLIGTLGNTTFTAEHTRGRTP is encoded by the coding sequence ATGCGGTTCGGCGTACTGGGGCCGGTGGCGGTCTGGACGGACGACGGGGAGCCGGTGCGGATCCCCGAGCGGAAGGTGCGCGCCCTGTTGGCCGAACTGCTCGTGTCCGAAGGGCGAGTGGTTCCCGCCGCGCGGTTGATCGCTGATCTCTGGCCGGAGCGGATGCCACGGGATCCTGCCAACGCGTTGCAGCTGCGGGTTTCGCAACTCCGCCGGGCACTCGAAGCCGCCGAGCCGGGAGCTCGGGACTTGGTGGTCTCGCAGCCGCCGGGTTATCGGCTCGACGCGGTCACGGACGTTGCGGAGTTCCGCTCGCTGGTCGAGGCTTCCGGCGAACTGCGGTCCCGCGCCAGGCGATTGAGCGAGGCGCTCGCGTTGTGGCGCGGTACGCCGTACGCCGATTTCTCGGCGGAGCCGTTCGTCCGGGCGGCCGTGGATCGCCTGGACGAGGAGCGACTCACTGCAGTCGAGTCGCTGTCCGAGCTCCGGTTGGAGCTGGGAGAGCACGCTGAACTGATCGGGGAGCTCGGTGATCTGGTGCGGCGGCATCCACTGCGCCTGCGCTTGCGGGCGGCGTACCTGAAGGCGCTCTATCGAACGGGACGGCACAGCGAGGCGCTCGACAGTTACCGCAGGTTGCGCGAACGGCTCAAGGAAGAGCTCGGCCTGGAGCCGTCTGCGGAGTTGATGGAGCTGCAGCAGGGGATCCTGCGGCAGGACCCCCGACTGGACGCACCGCCGACCCGACGGCGCTCGAACCTGCCGGCTGCGGTGACGGAGCTCATCGGCCGCGAGCAGTTGCTGGCCGAGGCGGTCTCGGCATTGAAGACGAACCGGTTGGTGACCCTGACCGGGCCGGGTGGCGTCGGCAAGTCCCGGATTGCAATCGAGGCGGCGCGACAGGTCGCCGGTGACTTCGCGGACGGTGTCTGGCTGGTCGAACTCGCAGCCTTGGAGCGATCCGACTCGAACGCCGCCGCGGTAATCGGCTTGGCTGAGGCGATTGCCGCGGCGGTGGGCGTCCGGGACCGCCAATTGGCCGATGCCTTGAGCAACCAGTCGGTGCTGCTGGTCCTCGACAACTGCGAGCATCTGGTCGGCTGCGTTGCCGGGTTGATCGGAGATTTGTTGCGCAAGGCCCCCGGTTTGCGAGTGCTGGTGACGAGCCAGGAGCCGCTGGCTGCGAACGGCGAGCGGCTGGTGGTGGTCCGCCCGCTCGCAGTCGAGGCCGCCGCCGAGCTGTTCGTACTGCGGGCGTCGGCGGCCGGCGGTGTGGTGGAGGAGGACTCCGCCGTCGCCGCGATCTGCGACCGGCTGGACGGCCTGCCACTCGCGCTCGAGTTGGCCGCGACGCGGGTCAGGTCGCTCGGCGTCACGGAGTTGTCGGCGCGGCTGGACGATCGGTTCAAGATGCTGGAGTCCGGACGACGTGATGGTCCGCGGCGGCATCAGACGCTGCGGGCGATGGTCGACTGGAGCTGGGAACTCCTGAGCGAGCCGGAACAGGTGGCATTGCGTCGGCTGTCCGTCCACGCGGACAGTTGCACGCTGGAGGCCGCCGCAGCGGTTGGCGCCAGCGCTGAGTTGGTCGGCCGCCTCGTCGACCGCTCGCTGGTGAGCGTCGTGGACGGCCCGCGGTACCGGTTGCTCGAATCGATCAAGCTGTACGCCGGGGAGCGGCTTCGGGAGGCCGGTGAGGCGGCCGAGATCCAGCGCCGGGCGATCGACTGTTACGGCTGTCTCGCGGTCCAGGCCGAGCCGAAGTTGTACGGGCACGAGCAGCGCGACTGGCTGGGCCGGCTCGACGCGGAGACGGCCAACCTGCGCGCAGTACTGGACGCCGCGGTCGCTCTCGGCGATGGCGAGTCGGCGCTGCGATTGGTGGATGCGCTTGCTTGGTACTGGTTCCTGCGCGGGCGGATCGGGGAAGCAGAACGCGCTTTCGCTGCTGCTCTGGGTATTGCTGGAGCCGGTGATGAGGGCCTTAAGCAACGGGTTGTCGGATGGCAGGCGGGAATCCGGCTGCTGAGGGACGACTCGGCGCGTGGGACGGCGGCCCGGACGTTGCTGGCGGCCGACCGGCGGATCAGGGCGCACTGGTTCCTGGGGTTCGCACATCGTGGAGGAGCCGTGGCGGCGACTGTCGAGGTCGTCGACGCGGCGCTGGCGGAGTACGAGTCGGCGGGGGACCAGTGGGGGATCGCGGCGGCGTTGAGCGTGCGCGGGACGCTCGGGCGGGCTCGTGGGGAGTTGGCCGAGGCCCGCAGGGATGCGGCCCGGAGCGAGGAGATCTTTCGTCGGCTCGGTGATCGGTGGGGACAGGTGAAGGCGACGAACAGCCTGGCCGAACTCGCCGAGATCTCCGGCGACTACGAGCGGGCAGCCGAGTTGCATCGCGACGGCGTACGGATGGCCGAAGAGCTCGGACTCTGGGGTGAAGCGTCACTGCGGTTGTCAGGGCTCGGCCGGATCGCCTTGCTGCAAAGGGACTTCGCGGCGGCTGAAGAGTTCCACACCCGGGCGATGAAGCTGGCTGCCGAGCAGGGCAACAAGCCGGCTGAGGAGTTCGCCGAACTCGGACTCGGTCTGGGCGCACGTAGACAGGGCAAGCTCGACATCGCCGAGCGCCATTTCCGCCGCTGGCTCGACTGGCTCCGTCACCTCGACTCGCAGCCCGGCGTACCCCTCGTGCTCGCCGAACTGGGCTTCATCGCCGAGCAGCGTGGTGACGGTTCAGCGGCCCTGGCCCTGCACACCGAAGGCCTGGCGGCAGCCGAAGCGGTGGGCGACCCCCGCGCCCTCGCCCTGGCCTACGAAGGCCTGGCCGGCGCGCACTCACTCACCGATGACGCTCTCGGGGCTGCGCGGTTGCTTGGGCGAGCGGCGCACCTCCGCGAGTCTGTCGGCGCACCCCTCCCGCCGGCCGAGCGCGCCGACGTAGACCGCATCACCAACCGCCTCATCGGGACCCTCGGCAACACCACCTTCACCGCCGAACACACCCGCGGCCGCACGCCCTGA
- a CDS encoding alpha/beta fold hydrolase — translation MAEYVQLGAVKTWYDEVGEGTPLVLMHGGLVDARFFAANIGALAEHFHVYTPERRGHGHTPDVEGPISYQVMADDTIAFLETVVGEPADLVGHSDGAFIAMLIAMQRPELVKRLVLISGGFNKSGEAGPEMEWDVDQIAQFLGPAYGEVSPDGEEHFKVVATKIGEMAAKEPNLQASELGVITARTLVMFSDDDLVTLAHAVEMYDAIPGAEFAVVPGTSHFLTQEKPDLVNRIVLDFLTKDPIPTIAGIRRPPHFDLPADS, via the coding sequence ATGGCTGAGTACGTCCAACTGGGTGCCGTGAAGACGTGGTACGACGAGGTCGGCGAGGGCACGCCGCTGGTGCTGATGCACGGTGGACTGGTGGACGCCAGGTTCTTCGCGGCGAACATCGGCGCGCTGGCCGAGCACTTCCACGTCTACACCCCGGAGCGCCGCGGCCACGGGCATACGCCGGACGTCGAGGGGCCGATCAGCTACCAGGTGATGGCGGACGACACGATCGCGTTCCTGGAGACCGTCGTGGGCGAGCCGGCCGACCTGGTCGGGCACAGCGACGGCGCGTTCATCGCCATGCTGATCGCGATGCAGCGGCCCGAACTCGTGAAGCGGCTGGTGCTGATCAGCGGCGGCTTCAACAAGTCCGGCGAGGCCGGTCCGGAGATGGAGTGGGACGTCGACCAGATCGCACAGTTCCTCGGCCCGGCGTACGGCGAGGTGTCGCCGGACGGCGAGGAGCACTTCAAGGTGGTCGCGACCAAGATCGGTGAGATGGCCGCGAAGGAGCCGAACCTGCAGGCGTCCGAGCTCGGCGTCATCACCGCGCGCACGCTGGTGATGTTCTCCGACGACGACCTGGTGACGCTGGCGCACGCGGTGGAGATGTACGACGCGATCCCGGGCGCCGAGTTCGCCGTCGTACCGGGGACGTCGCACTTCCTCACCCAGGAGAAGCCCGACCTGGTGAACCGGATCGTGCTCGACTTCCTCACCAAGGACCCGATCCCGACCATCGCGGGTATCCGCCGCCCACCCCACTTCGACCTGCCCGCCGACAGCTGA
- a CDS encoding HAD family hydrolase, with product MTNSAIAVLDIDGTLIDSNYQHALAWYRALRSVGEIFPVWRLHRLIGMGGDQVVAAIGGDDLERRVGDQAREQQGKEVDALLDEMAPLPGARDLLLAIKERGHRLVLASSAQERHVDVFLDKLDARDIVDAWTSSADVEASKPAPDLLHVALQKVDAPPDASSVMIGDSVWDVKAAKKAGLPTIVVRSGGFGDDELRAAGAIAIYDTPADLTEALAETPLA from the coding sequence GTGACCAACTCTGCGATCGCAGTCCTCGATATCGACGGGACGCTCATCGACTCCAACTACCAGCATGCGCTGGCGTGGTACCGCGCGCTGCGCTCGGTGGGCGAGATCTTTCCTGTCTGGCGGCTGCATCGGCTGATCGGCATGGGTGGAGACCAGGTCGTCGCTGCCATCGGGGGCGACGACCTCGAGCGCCGGGTGGGCGATCAGGCCCGCGAACAGCAGGGCAAGGAGGTCGACGCGCTACTCGATGAGATGGCGCCATTGCCCGGAGCGCGCGACCTGCTGCTGGCAATCAAGGAACGCGGTCACCGTTTGGTGCTGGCCAGTTCCGCTCAGGAGCGCCACGTCGACGTCTTCCTGGACAAACTGGACGCCCGTGACATCGTCGATGCCTGGACCAGCAGCGCCGACGTCGAAGCCTCGAAACCCGCGCCGGACCTGCTCCACGTCGCCCTGCAGAAGGTCGACGCCCCGCCGGACGCGTCCAGCGTGATGATCGGCGACTCGGTCTGGGACGTCAAGGCAGCAAAGAAGGCCGGCCTCCCCACCATCGTCGTCCGCTCCGGCGGCTTCGGCGACGACGAACTCCGAGCAGCAGGCGCCATCGCCATCTACGACACCCCGGCCGACCTCACCGAGGCTCTGGCCGAGACTCCTCTCGCTTAA
- a CDS encoding GH1 family beta-glucosidase — protein sequence MNPTALPTSSVFTAPAAEQELIASLPTDFRWGVATSAYQIEGAIDVDGRTPSIWDTYCRVPGAIDNGDTGDIACEHYTRMPEDVALIKDLGLDTYRFSVSWSRVQPHGTGPVNPAGIGFYDRLVDELLAQGIDPWVTLYHWDLPQELEDAGGWPARDTAYRFADYSMLVFDALSDRVDTWTTLNEPWCSAMLGYAYGVHAPGRKEYPAAIAAIHHLLLGHGLATERMREAATRPIDIGITLNAATAYPASDAEPDLEAARRADGMGARIYLDPLVNGHYPADVIADLAAEGIELPVKDGDLATISAPIDVLGINYYFSQKFTGFDEDGRTVGDDGLPISRTLPLDRPRTAMDWEIVPEGFTDLLVRISRDYPGLPMVITENGSAFADVPDENGYVSDEGRTAYFASHLAAVASAIQQGADIRGYLAWSLLDNFEWAYGYDKRFGIVRVDYETQTRTPKQSALYLREVAHRHRNR from the coding sequence ATGAACCCAACCGCTCTTCCCACCAGCTCGGTGTTCACCGCACCGGCGGCCGAGCAGGAGCTGATCGCCAGTCTCCCGACGGACTTCCGCTGGGGTGTCGCGACCTCGGCGTACCAGATCGAAGGTGCGATCGACGTGGACGGCCGGACGCCGTCGATCTGGGACACCTACTGCCGGGTGCCCGGCGCGATCGACAACGGCGACACCGGTGACATCGCGTGCGAGCACTACACGCGGATGCCTGAAGACGTTGCCTTGATCAAGGACCTCGGCCTCGACACGTACCGGTTCTCGGTGTCCTGGTCGCGGGTGCAGCCACACGGCACCGGTCCGGTGAACCCGGCCGGGATCGGGTTCTACGACCGGCTCGTCGACGAACTGCTTGCCCAGGGCATCGACCCTTGGGTGACGCTCTACCACTGGGACCTGCCGCAGGAGCTCGAGGACGCAGGCGGCTGGCCGGCGCGCGACACGGCGTACCGGTTCGCTGACTACTCGATGCTGGTGTTCGACGCGCTGAGCGATCGGGTCGACACCTGGACGACGCTGAACGAGCCGTGGTGCTCGGCGATGCTCGGTTACGCGTACGGCGTGCACGCTCCGGGACGCAAGGAGTACCCGGCGGCGATCGCGGCCATCCATCACCTGCTGCTCGGGCACGGTCTGGCCACCGAGCGGATGCGCGAGGCCGCGACCCGGCCGATCGACATCGGGATCACGCTGAACGCGGCCACGGCGTACCCGGCCAGCGACGCCGAACCCGACCTGGAGGCCGCTCGGCGGGCGGACGGGATGGGTGCGCGGATCTACCTGGACCCGCTCGTGAACGGGCACTACCCGGCCGACGTGATCGCCGATCTTGCCGCTGAGGGGATCGAACTGCCGGTCAAGGACGGCGACCTCGCGACGATCTCGGCGCCGATCGACGTACTGGGGATCAACTACTACTTCAGCCAGAAGTTCACCGGCTTCGACGAGGACGGGCGGACCGTCGGCGACGACGGCCTGCCGATCAGCCGCACCTTGCCGCTTGATCGGCCGCGGACCGCGATGGACTGGGAGATCGTGCCGGAAGGTTTCACCGACCTGCTCGTCCGGATCAGCCGCGACTACCCCGGCCTCCCGATGGTCATCACCGAGAACGGCTCCGCCTTCGCCGACGTCCCGGACGAGAACGGGTACGTCTCCGACGAAGGCCGTACGGCGTACTTCGCGTCGCACCTCGCCGCGGTGGCCTCAGCGATCCAGCAAGGCGCCGACATCCGCGGCTACCTGGCCTGGTCGCTGTTGGACAACTTCGAATGGGCCTACGGCTACGACAAGCGCTTCGGCATCGTCCGCGTCGACTACGAGACCCAAACCCGAACCCCCAAGCAGAGCGCCCTCTACCTTCGCGAAGTAGCCCACCGACACCGCAACCGTTAA
- a CDS encoding ABC transporter ATP-binding protein: MTGLKSPVLEIKDFNVDYGLGDQSVQAVRDVTLTLHRGEVLGLAGESGSGKSTLAYGITRLLPPPGVISGGSVIYHPPGEDPYDVMALSNSELRKFRWAETSIVFQGAMNSLNPVHKVSTQMLDVIKAHEPQLSAEARLARAHEMLKLVGISADRMDAYPHQLSGGMRQRVMIGMALVLEPQVVIMDEPTTALDVVMQRQILAQLVELRERLDFSVLFITHDLSLLVEFSDRIAIMYGGRIVEEAKSADLYKDSLHPYSEGLLKSFPALRGPRKELAGIPGSPPDLRGMPSGCAFHPRCPHAFDRCSTEIPVLGVPEARNDPNRQVACWLPGRVPVG, encoded by the coding sequence ATGACGGGCCTCAAGTCTCCAGTGCTCGAGATCAAGGACTTCAACGTCGACTACGGACTGGGCGATCAGTCCGTCCAGGCGGTCCGTGACGTCACGCTGACTCTGCACCGCGGTGAGGTGCTCGGCCTGGCCGGCGAGAGCGGCAGCGGCAAGTCGACGCTTGCCTACGGCATCACGCGGTTGCTGCCGCCGCCGGGCGTGATCAGCGGTGGCTCGGTGATCTACCACCCGCCCGGCGAGGACCCGTACGACGTGATGGCGCTCTCGAACTCCGAGTTGCGCAAGTTCCGCTGGGCCGAGACGTCGATCGTGTTCCAGGGCGCGATGAACTCGCTCAACCCGGTGCACAAGGTGTCCACCCAGATGCTCGACGTGATCAAGGCGCACGAGCCGCAGCTCAGTGCCGAGGCACGGCTGGCTCGTGCCCACGAGATGCTCAAGCTGGTCGGTATCTCGGCGGACCGGATGGATGCCTACCCACACCAACTGTCCGGCGGCATGCGGCAGCGGGTGATGATCGGGATGGCGCTGGTACTCGAACCGCAGGTCGTCATCATGGACGAGCCGACCACCGCCCTCGACGTGGTGATGCAGCGGCAGATCCTTGCCCAGTTGGTCGAACTGCGGGAGCGACTGGACTTCTCGGTCCTGTTCATCACCCACGACCTGTCGCTCCTGGTCGAGTTCTCCGACCGGATCGCCATCATGTACGGCGGCCGGATCGTCGAGGAGGCGAAGTCGGCCGACCTGTACAAGGACTCCCTGCATCCGTACAGCGAGGGTCTGCTGAAGTCCTTCCCGGCGCTGCGCGGGCCGCGCAAGGAGCTGGCCGGTATCCCCGGCTCGCCGCCCGACCTGCGCGGGATGCCGTCCGGCTGCGCGTTCCATCCCCGCTGCCCGCACGCGTTCGACCGGTGCTCGACGGAGATCCCCGTGCTCGGCGTACCCGAGGCCAGGAACGACCCGAACCGCCAGGTGGCCTGCTGGCTGCCCGGCCGAGTACCGGTCGGCTGA
- a CDS encoding ABC transporter permease has product MSAPASTVTAVTPEGPVEAAAPAKRQRLRFVANPKAATGLVVLAFFCLIAIIGPWIAPFDPSARSSDLIQAPSGKHWFGTTHLGQDIFSQVLVGTRGVMFVGLLAGIIATALSVLIGVSSGFLGGAADEGLSALSNVFLVIPALPLIIIVASTIPSAGDLMVALVIGLTSWAWGARVLRAQTLSLRRRDYVEAARATGESTWRIITVEILPNLTAIIASGFVGTVIFAVMSEITLAFIGISTISEWNWGTILFWAQSQQALAQGAWWWFVPAGLAIAVLGTALSLINFGIDEFVSPRLRSAGHTKVKTTDGHTVRMRVGFTPVLSTSSAKEPVTPVLRKTADKAKGAA; this is encoded by the coding sequence ATGTCCGCACCAGCCAGCACCGTCACCGCGGTCACCCCCGAGGGCCCGGTCGAGGCAGCCGCCCCGGCCAAGCGCCAGCGGTTGCGCTTCGTCGCGAACCCCAAGGCCGCCACGGGTCTCGTCGTCCTCGCCTTCTTCTGCCTGATCGCGATCATCGGCCCCTGGATCGCCCCGTTCGACCCGTCGGCCCGCAGCAGCGACCTGATCCAGGCGCCGTCGGGCAAACACTGGTTCGGTACGACGCACCTCGGCCAGGACATCTTCAGCCAGGTCCTGGTCGGCACCCGCGGGGTGATGTTCGTCGGGCTGCTGGCCGGCATCATCGCCACCGCGCTGTCGGTCCTGATCGGCGTCAGCTCGGGCTTCCTCGGTGGTGCCGCGGACGAGGGCCTGTCCGCGTTGTCGAACGTCTTCCTGGTGATCCCGGCGCTGCCGCTGATCATCATCGTGGCCTCCACCATCCCGAGCGCCGGCGACCTGATGGTTGCCCTGGTCATCGGGTTGACGTCCTGGGCCTGGGGAGCCCGCGTACTCCGGGCGCAGACCCTCTCGTTGCGCAGGCGCGACTACGTCGAGGCAGCCCGTGCGACCGGCGAGAGCACCTGGCGGATCATCACCGTCGAGATCCTCCCGAACCTGACCGCGATCATCGCCTCCGGTTTCGTCGGCACCGTGATCTTCGCCGTCATGTCCGAGATCACCCTGGCCTTCATCGGCATCTCGACCATCTCCGAATGGAACTGGGGCACGATCTTGTTCTGGGCCCAGAGTCAGCAGGCTCTCGCCCAGGGCGCCTGGTGGTGGTTCGTCCCGGCCGGCCTGGCGATCGCCGTACTGGGCACCGCGTTGTCGTTGATCAACTTCGGGATCGACGAGTTCGTCAGCCCGCGGTTGCGCAGCGCCGGTCACACCAAGGTGAAGACCACCGACGGCCACACGGTCCGGATGCGGGTCGGGTTCACGCCGGTCCTGTCCACCAGCAGCGCGAAGGAACCGGTCACCCCGGTCCTGCGCAAGACCGCCGACAAAGCGAAGGGTGCCGCGTGA